A genome region from Microbacterium terricola includes the following:
- a CDS encoding VanZ family protein yields MSSVPASLRVQRATARIVLAVLSAAYLWAVAWLTLRARPYGSDIADALDRLLVWLAQRESTAWITFDRVEFAANVAMFVPLGVFAVLWFGVRGWWTAPLLGLAVSGAIETLQAAYLDSRVPDVRDIVANTLGATIGMLLMLLLAFLLLPRRDR; encoded by the coding sequence GTGAGCTCGGTCCCCGCGTCGCTGCGCGTGCAGCGGGCGACCGCGCGGATCGTGCTCGCCGTGCTCAGCGCCGCCTATCTGTGGGCGGTGGCCTGGCTGACGCTGCGGGCACGTCCGTACGGATCCGACATCGCCGACGCGCTCGACCGGCTGCTGGTCTGGCTGGCGCAGCGCGAGTCGACGGCGTGGATCACGTTCGACCGCGTCGAATTCGCCGCCAACGTCGCGATGTTCGTGCCGCTCGGGGTGTTCGCCGTGCTCTGGTTCGGCGTCCGCGGGTGGTGGACCGCTCCCCTGCTCGGCCTCGCCGTCAGCGGGGCGATCGAGACGCTGCAGGCCGCCTACCTCGACTCGCGGGTTCCCGACGTGCGGGACATCGTCGCGAACACGCTCGGCGCGACGATCGGGATGCTGCTCATGCTGCTGCTGGCCTTCCTGCTCCTGCCCCGCCGCGACCGCTGA
- the mfd gene encoding transcription-repair coupling factor, which translates to MTIPGIVRALEQAESFRDAVASSSVDGEFSLVEGLDAPLLAAMLDRRRTAGHPPLLLAVAPTGRRAEALGPAVGALLPGSEVLHFPAWETLPHERLSPSAEIVGRRLEVLAHIARWTGETPLVITASVRGAIQPLAAGLTDAPVLRLVAGERGYELTEVAAQLVELAYHRVDMVSRRGEFAVRGGILDVFPPTAPHPFRIEFFGDEVEQIRSFSVADQRSLPDDVHGIEVLPSRELLLTPAVRERAATLTAQFPGLRGMLEKMSEGIPVEGMESLMPAVVDALVTLVDYLPQGAAIALADPERAVTRAITLGETNREFLEAAWNAATAGAESPIDLGAGDFLTLPALREAASRRGQVWWTLSSFDSGEADAAAEGLFGVDAALEARAVVRVPGVAVPSFQGNVDGATAHIGQLVADGWRVVVVSEGTGLVERARDVLAERGIAARKVDTLIDAPEGGVAHLVTCALERGFEMPDAKIAVLTESEFYGRTISGERGVVKKLASRRRNVVDPLQLKAGDYVVHTTHGIGKFVELTQREVSSGGRNAIKSVREYLVLEYAPSKRGHPGDKLFVPTDQLDLLSRYVGGEAPTLSKMGGSDWAQAKGKARKAVRDIAVELVKLYSARMAAKGHAFGPDTPWQRELEEAFPFAETLDQLQTIDEIKADMEKPIPMDRLLSGDVGFGKTEVAVRAAFKAIQDGKQVAMLVPTTLLVKQHLETFTERFAGFPVKVKALSRFQTDKQARDVLAGLTDGTVDMVIGTHRILTEKVIFKDLGLMIIDEEQRFGVEHKDTLKKMKTNVDILAMSATPIPRTLEMAVTGIREMSTLQTPPEDRHPILSYVGPRNDKQIAAAIRRELLREGQVFYVHNRVQSIQRVAADLAELVPEARIAVAHGQMGEHALEEVVDGFWERKFDVLVCTTIVETGLDISNANTIIIDRADKYGLSQLHQLRGRVGRARERAYAYFLYDEMKPLSETAADRLETIAVNNDLGSGMQVALKDLEIRGAGNMLGAEQAGHIAGVGFDLYLRMIGEAVSTFRGDDVEGPTELRLELPIQARIPETYIDSERLRLEAYQKLSAAASAAAKDDAIDLVIDELRDRYGEPPADVEGLLAVARLRRRAAQAGLADVVAMGPNLRIAPAHLADSMRVRLQRLHPRAKVLAGGDALIVPLPTAGGEPLGDAQLIAWVAQLLDQLWPVKDPAPVRAEA; encoded by the coding sequence GTGACAATTCCCGGGATCGTGCGCGCCCTCGAGCAGGCGGAATCCTTCCGGGATGCCGTCGCCTCCTCCTCCGTCGACGGGGAGTTCTCGCTCGTCGAGGGCCTCGATGCCCCCCTGCTCGCGGCGATGCTCGACCGGCGCCGCACGGCGGGGCACCCCCCGCTCCTCCTGGCCGTCGCCCCGACCGGTCGGCGGGCGGAGGCGCTCGGCCCCGCCGTGGGCGCGCTGCTGCCGGGGTCGGAGGTGCTCCACTTCCCCGCGTGGGAGACCTTGCCGCACGAGCGGCTCAGCCCGAGCGCCGAGATCGTCGGGCGCAGGCTCGAGGTGCTGGCGCACATCGCGCGGTGGACGGGCGAGACGCCCCTCGTCATCACCGCGTCCGTGCGCGGGGCGATCCAGCCCCTGGCGGCGGGGCTGACCGATGCGCCGGTGCTGCGGCTGGTCGCGGGCGAGCGCGGCTACGAGCTCACCGAGGTCGCGGCGCAGCTCGTCGAGCTCGCGTACCACCGCGTCGACATGGTCTCGCGTCGCGGCGAGTTCGCCGTCCGCGGCGGCATCCTCGATGTCTTCCCGCCGACGGCGCCGCACCCGTTCCGCATCGAGTTCTTCGGCGACGAGGTCGAGCAGATCCGCTCGTTCTCGGTCGCCGATCAGCGGTCGCTCCCCGACGACGTCCACGGGATCGAGGTGCTGCCGAGCCGTGAGCTGCTGCTCACCCCCGCGGTGCGCGAGCGTGCCGCCACGCTGACGGCCCAGTTCCCCGGGCTGCGCGGCATGCTCGAGAAGATGTCCGAGGGCATTCCGGTGGAGGGCATGGAGTCGCTCATGCCCGCCGTCGTCGATGCTCTCGTGACGCTCGTGGACTACCTGCCCCAGGGAGCGGCGATCGCACTCGCCGATCCCGAGCGCGCCGTGACCCGCGCGATCACCCTCGGCGAGACCAACCGCGAGTTCCTCGAGGCCGCATGGAACGCGGCGACCGCCGGTGCCGAGAGCCCGATCGACCTGGGCGCGGGCGACTTCCTGACCCTGCCGGCGCTCCGCGAAGCGGCGAGCCGGCGAGGGCAGGTCTGGTGGACACTCTCCAGCTTCGATTCCGGCGAGGCGGATGCGGCGGCGGAGGGCCTCTTCGGCGTGGACGCCGCCCTCGAAGCGCGCGCCGTGGTGCGTGTCCCCGGCGTCGCCGTGCCCTCGTTCCAGGGCAACGTCGACGGGGCGACCGCCCACATCGGCCAGCTGGTCGCCGACGGCTGGCGCGTCGTCGTCGTGTCGGAGGGCACTGGTCTCGTCGAGCGCGCGCGCGACGTCCTCGCCGAGCGGGGCATCGCCGCGCGCAAGGTCGACACCCTCATCGATGCGCCGGAGGGCGGCGTCGCCCATCTGGTGACCTGCGCCCTCGAGCGCGGCTTCGAGATGCCCGACGCGAAGATCGCGGTGCTCACCGAGTCGGAGTTCTACGGGCGCACGATCAGCGGCGAGCGCGGGGTCGTCAAGAAGCTCGCCTCACGTCGCCGCAACGTCGTCGACCCGCTGCAGCTCAAGGCGGGGGACTACGTCGTCCACACCACTCACGGCATCGGCAAGTTCGTCGAGCTGACCCAGCGCGAGGTCTCCAGCGGTGGACGCAATGCGATCAAGAGCGTCCGCGAGTACCTCGTGCTCGAATACGCGCCCTCCAAGCGCGGGCACCCCGGCGACAAGCTGTTCGTGCCGACCGATCAGCTCGACCTGCTCTCGCGCTACGTCGGCGGTGAAGCTCCGACGCTGTCGAAGATGGGCGGATCCGACTGGGCGCAGGCCAAGGGCAAGGCGCGCAAGGCCGTCCGCGACATCGCTGTCGAGCTGGTGAAGCTGTACTCGGCGCGGATGGCGGCCAAGGGGCACGCGTTCGGGCCCGACACGCCGTGGCAGCGCGAGCTCGAGGAGGCGTTCCCGTTCGCCGAGACCCTCGACCAGCTGCAGACGATCGACGAGATCAAGGCCGACATGGAGAAGCCGATCCCGATGGACCGGCTCCTCTCCGGCGACGTCGGGTTCGGCAAGACCGAGGTCGCCGTGCGCGCCGCGTTCAAGGCGATCCAGGACGGCAAGCAGGTCGCCATGCTCGTGCCGACGACCCTGCTCGTCAAGCAGCACCTCGAGACGTTCACCGAGCGGTTCGCCGGCTTCCCGGTCAAGGTGAAGGCGCTCTCCCGCTTCCAGACCGACAAGCAGGCCAGGGACGTGCTGGCCGGGCTCACCGACGGCACGGTCGACATGGTGATCGGGACCCACCGCATCCTCACCGAGAAGGTCATCTTCAAGGATCTGGGCCTCATGATCATCGACGAGGAGCAGCGGTTCGGCGTGGAGCACAAGGACACGCTCAAGAAGATGAAGACCAACGTCGACATCCTCGCGATGAGCGCGACGCCGATCCCGCGCACCCTCGAGATGGCGGTCACCGGGATCCGCGAGATGTCGACGCTGCAGACCCCGCCGGAGGACCGCCACCCGATCCTGTCGTACGTGGGGCCGCGCAACGACAAGCAGATCGCCGCAGCGATCCGCCGTGAGCTGCTGCGCGAGGGCCAGGTCTTCTACGTGCACAACCGGGTGCAGTCGATCCAGCGGGTCGCCGCAGACCTCGCCGAGCTCGTCCCCGAGGCCCGCATCGCGGTGGCGCACGGGCAGATGGGCGAGCACGCCCTCGAGGAGGTCGTCGACGGCTTCTGGGAGCGCAAGTTCGACGTGCTGGTGTGCACCACGATCGTCGAGACGGGCCTCGACATCTCCAACGCCAACACGATCATCATCGACCGCGCCGACAAGTACGGGCTGTCGCAGCTGCACCAGCTGCGCGGCCGAGTGGGCCGCGCCCGTGAGCGCGCGTACGCGTACTTCCTCTACGACGAGATGAAGCCGCTGTCCGAGACCGCCGCCGACCGGCTCGAGACGATCGCGGTCAACAACGATCTGGGCTCGGGCATGCAGGTCGCCCTGAAGGACCTCGAGATCCGCGGCGCCGGCAACATGCTGGGCGCCGAGCAGGCCGGGCACATCGCCGGCGTCGGGTTCGACCTGTACCTCCGCATGATCGGCGAGGCGGTCTCCACCTTCCGCGGGGATGACGTCGAGGGGCCGACCGAGCTCCGGCTCGAGCTGCCCATCCAGGCGCGCATCCCGGAGACCTACATCGACAGCGAGCGCCTGCGGCTGGAGGCGTACCAGAAGCTGTCGGCGGCAGCATCCGCCGCCGCGAAGGACGACGCCATCGACCTGGTGATCGACGAGCTGCGCGACCGCTACGGCGAGCCGCCGGCCGATGTCGAGGGTCTGCTTGCGGTCGCGCGGCTGCGTCGGCGCGCCGCGCAGGCAGGGCTGGCCGATGTCGTGGCGATGGGCCCCAACCTGCGCATCGCGCCGGCGCATCTCGCCGACTCGATGCGCGTGCGCCTGCAGCGCCTGCACCCCAGGGCGAAGGTCCTCGCCGGCGGCGACGCGCTCATCGTGCCCCTGCCGACCGCCGGCGGCGAGCCGCTCGGCGACGCGCAGCTCATCGCCTGGGTCGCGCAGCTGCTCGATCAGCTGTGGCCGGTAAAGGATCCGGCGCCGGTGCGCGCTGAGGCGTAG
- the gndA gene encoding NADP-dependent phosphogluconate dehydrogenase has translation MSEAVANIGVVGLAVMGSNLARNLASREGNTVAVYNRSRSKTDELLAEHPEAGFAPAFTYEEFAATLTKPRTAIIMVKAGAGTDAVINALVEVFEPGDIIVDGGNALFTDTIRREKAVRETGINFVGAGISGGEEGALLGPSIMPGGSDESWVTLGPILKSIAAVAEGEPCVTHIGHDGAGHFVKMVHNGIEYADMQLIAEAYDLIRRGTGKSPAEIADVFAEWNRGELESYLIEITAEVLRQVDAATGQPLVDVILDQAGAKGTGAWTVQTALNLGTPVSGIAEAVFARSLSSHPEQRAVSRDLPGPSASTGFVDDADAFIEDVRLALYASKIVAYSQGFDEIRAGAAEYDWTIDLGAVSKIWRGGCIIRAQFLNRIADAYAEAPELPVLLTAPYFVEALGRAQDSWRRIVQSAAGTGIPAPAFASSLAYYDGLRAERLPAALVQGQRDFFGAHTYKRVDRDGTFHTLWSGDRTEIEAEDTH, from the coding sequence GTGTCTGAGGCAGTGGCGAATATCGGTGTGGTGGGCCTTGCGGTCATGGGGTCGAACCTGGCCAGGAACCTGGCCAGCCGCGAGGGGAACACGGTGGCGGTGTACAACCGCAGCCGTTCGAAGACCGATGAGCTGCTCGCCGAGCACCCCGAGGCCGGCTTCGCTCCCGCTTTCACGTACGAGGAATTCGCGGCGACGCTGACGAAGCCGCGCACGGCGATCATCATGGTCAAGGCCGGCGCAGGCACCGACGCCGTGATCAACGCGCTCGTCGAGGTCTTCGAACCGGGCGACATCATCGTCGACGGCGGCAACGCGCTGTTCACCGACACGATCCGCCGTGAGAAGGCCGTCCGCGAGACCGGCATCAACTTCGTCGGCGCCGGGATCTCCGGCGGCGAGGAGGGCGCGCTGCTCGGCCCGTCGATCATGCCGGGCGGCTCGGACGAGTCGTGGGTCACCCTGGGCCCGATCCTGAAGTCGATCGCCGCGGTCGCCGAGGGCGAGCCGTGCGTCACGCACATCGGCCACGACGGCGCAGGGCACTTCGTGAAGATGGTGCACAACGGCATCGAGTACGCCGACATGCAGCTGATCGCCGAGGCCTACGACCTCATCCGCCGTGGCACCGGCAAGAGCCCGGCCGAGATCGCCGACGTCTTCGCCGAGTGGAACCGCGGCGAGCTGGAGAGCTACCTCATCGAGATCACCGCCGAGGTGCTGCGCCAGGTCGACGCCGCGACCGGCCAGCCGCTGGTGGACGTCATCCTCGACCAGGCCGGCGCGAAGGGCACCGGCGCCTGGACGGTGCAGACCGCGCTGAACCTGGGCACCCCGGTCTCCGGCATCGCCGAGGCCGTGTTCGCCCGCTCGCTGTCGAGCCACCCCGAGCAGCGCGCCGTCTCGCGCGACCTGCCCGGCCCCTCGGCCTCCACCGGGTTCGTCGACGACGCCGACGCCTTCATCGAAGACGTGCGGCTCGCGCTGTACGCCTCGAAGATCGTCGCGTACTCGCAGGGGTTCGACGAGATCCGCGCCGGCGCAGCCGAGTACGACTGGACCATCGACCTCGGCGCCGTCTCGAAGATCTGGCGCGGCGGCTGCATCATCCGCGCCCAGTTCCTCAACCGCATCGCCGACGCCTACGCCGAGGCTCCCGAGCTGCCGGTGCTGCTCACCGCCCCGTACTTCGTCGAGGCCCTCGGCCGGGCGCAGGACTCGTGGCGGCGCATCGTGCAGTCCGCGGCGGGCACCGGCATCCCGGCTCCCGCGTTCGCGTCGTCGCTGGCGTATTACGACGGGCTGCGCGCCGAGCGCCTGCCGGCCGCGCTCGTGCAGGGTCAGCGCGACTTCTTCGGCGCGCACACGTACAAGCGCGTCGACCGCGACGGCACCTTCCACACGCTCTGGTCGGGCGATCGCACCGAGATCGAGGCCGAGGACACGCACTGA
- a CDS encoding gluconokinase: MGPSGSGKTVIGARLAALHGALFIDADDLHPAASIAKMAAGIPLDDDDRMPWLDDVGRALRERGEVVVACSALARRYRDRIRAQAPDAVFVELEVTPDELARRMAEREHFMPPALLASQLSTLEPLAADEAGVRISAAGAIDDVAADASAALADQSLR, encoded by the coding sequence ATGGGGCCGAGCGGCTCGGGCAAGACCGTGATCGGCGCACGTCTGGCCGCCCTGCACGGAGCGCTGTTCATCGACGCCGACGATCTGCATCCCGCCGCCAGCATCGCGAAGATGGCGGCGGGCATCCCACTGGACGACGACGACCGGATGCCGTGGCTCGACGACGTCGGCCGCGCGCTGCGCGAGCGGGGCGAGGTCGTCGTGGCCTGCTCGGCGCTGGCCCGCAGGTACCGGGACCGGATCCGCGCGCAGGCGCCGGACGCGGTGTTCGTGGAGCTCGAGGTGACCCCGGACGAGCTGGCGAGGCGCATGGCCGAGCGCGAGCACTTCATGCCGCCCGCGCTCCTGGCGTCCCAGTTGAGCACGCTCGAGCCGCTCGCCGCCGACGAGGCGGGCGTGCGGATCAGCGCCGCAGGAGCGATCGACGATGTGGCCGCGGACGCGTCCGCCGCGCTGGCGGATCAGTCCTTGCGGTAG
- the pth gene encoding aminoacyl-tRNA hydrolase, with protein sequence MAETWLVVGLGNPGPRYELTRHNVGQLVVDVLAERRGEGFKAHKANARVAETWLRPGGPKIILAKPNSFMNVSGGPVAGLAKFYGIEPDRIVVVHDELDIPFDTVKLKIGGGHGGHNGVRDVAKALDTAEFPRVRVGIGRPPGRQDAADWVLDPFGATERQNLPILLGDAADAVEQLIGEGLLAAQQKHHAPRA encoded by the coding sequence ATGGCCGAGACGTGGCTGGTCGTGGGACTGGGCAACCCCGGTCCGCGCTACGAGCTGACGCGCCACAACGTGGGCCAGCTCGTCGTCGATGTGCTCGCGGAGCGCCGCGGCGAGGGCTTCAAGGCGCACAAGGCGAACGCGCGCGTGGCCGAGACCTGGCTGCGCCCGGGCGGGCCGAAGATCATCCTCGCCAAGCCGAACTCGTTCATGAACGTCTCCGGCGGCCCCGTCGCGGGCCTCGCGAAGTTCTACGGCATCGAGCCGGACCGCATCGTCGTCGTGCACGACGAGCTCGACATCCCGTTCGACACCGTCAAGCTGAAGATCGGCGGCGGGCACGGCGGCCACAACGGGGTGCGTGACGTCGCGAAGGCTCTCGACACCGCGGAGTTCCCGCGCGTCAGGGTCGGCATCGGCCGGCCGCCCGGGCGTCAGGACGCGGCGGACTGGGTGCTCGACCCGTTCGGCGCGACCGAGCGGCAGAACCTGCCGATCCTGCTGGGCGATGCGGCGGATGCGGTGGAGCAGCTCATCGGCGAGGGCCTCCTCGCCGCACAGCAGAAGCACCACGCCCCGCGGGCGTGA
- a CDS encoding 50S ribosomal protein L25/general stress protein Ctc: MSTETDNKVTAELRENFGKGFARRLRAAGQIPAVLYGHGTDPVHVALPGHQVALLIRRANALLELDIAGKSHLALVKDVQKDPVHQIIEHIDLLVVKKGEKLAVDVPIVVVGESFAGTIVNLDNTTVSLEVEATHIPQHIEVDVEGLEEGAHITAADLKLPKGATLAGDPELLIVAIATPAAPTADDEAADAAVAATAEAAAEAPAEDAAAE; encoded by the coding sequence ATGTCGACCGAAACCGACAACAAGGTCACCGCCGAGCTGCGCGAGAACTTCGGCAAGGGCTTCGCCCGCCGTCTGCGCGCCGCCGGCCAGATCCCCGCCGTCCTGTACGGCCACGGCACCGACCCGGTGCACGTCGCGCTGCCCGGCCACCAGGTCGCGCTGCTCATCCGCCGCGCGAACGCACTGCTCGAGCTCGACATCGCGGGCAAGAGCCACCTCGCGCTCGTCAAGGACGTGCAGAAGGACCCGGTGCACCAGATCATCGAGCACATCGACCTCCTCGTCGTGAAGAAGGGCGAGAAGCTCGCCGTCGACGTGCCGATCGTCGTCGTGGGCGAGTCGTTCGCCGGCACCATCGTCAACCTCGACAACACCACGGTGTCGCTCGAGGTCGAGGCCACGCACATCCCGCAGCACATCGAGGTCGACGTCGAGGGCCTCGAGGAGGGCGCGCACATCACCGCCGCCGACCTGAAGCTGCCCAAGGGCGCGACCCTGGCCGGCGACCCGGAGCTGCTCATCGTCGCCATCGCGACCCCGGCCGCGCCGACCGCCGACGACGAGGCTGCTGACGCCGCTGTCGCCGCGACGGCCGAGGCCGCCGCCGAGGCACCCGCCGAGGACGCCGCCGCCGAGTAA